The window caaaagatcctgccctctagacggaaagtgcaacgtgcggaataccatctatcaagcagaggtcacaacatgtcgtcaatgtatcgtttaagatgcacagaattgttgaatgaacgatacattgacgacatgtttATAGCCTGGACTAATGATAACTTAACACCTGACGAAATGGTTACTACCGCTAACAGTGTCAACACTGCTCTTAAGTTTACAGTTGAGATACCGGAAGATAACTGCCTGCCTTTCCTCGACACAATAGTCACTCTTCATCCACACAACGGCCGATTTTCCACGGAACTATACATGAAACCAATCCACAGCCAATGTATCCCGCCCTGGGATAGTCACGGACCGATCTCACAGAAGAGAGGGATCCTCATTGGAGAGATAAGGCGCGCAGTGTCGCGTTCCACTGACCctagatcacaacaaaattcgcttagattaattacaaagctgtacaccaagaatggttaccccagatcatttataaaatcaacaattaagcgcactctaagaaaatgcaagtcacaaccgtccgaacaagaacaaggtctagtctacatcaagatgccatttatcaacgaagatctcaagaggcaaacacaagcagttttaaaacggacaggtctagataacatcagagtacactatattaatggctcctcatcatcaagaatattcacgccgcccaaagaaaaacaatgctgcccagatccctgtgatacgtgcggctcttcaacaagaactaaccaatgcctaacaaaaaactgtgtatacaaaatcaaatgctcgcactgcgacacggtttatatcggcgaaacaagtagaactatcggatccagaataaaagaacatatcagaatggtgaaacagacggtttattcacatttgatcaaccataacaaaccatctatgcaagatatctcttggggaatcctccacaggaacattcacgacatccgcacgcgtaaaatcattgaagcgctagaaatccgcaagcatgagaacctcatgaatggttgcaatggacgagctctaaatctagattaacaccatcagattaatgagccttgactttccaccattgtactaagttttttacataaagcaatcttgtactcataatcttcattcactgacgaagctctaaacggcgaaacgtttgaagtataaaaccgattagaaacatatatgcctcaagaagttatttccttattacattacctatcgaggcatggctacacctttcttcttctcatatatatatatatatatatatatacttcttgaacttgaatagaataaatttagagagcgctcaactctgagaggagcagtgataataatgatcaatggtagcaaaatttcagttcatcgttttattgctacaacgctgtttcgtatggtcgaaggacgaccacactcatcaggcaataacgaatgaccgttaaattacaagaactggctATTAAAAGCGAACTTGAGGTTGCTATGAgacataaaaactttaaaacagttgctatgagatgtaaatacaaatgctatatgaaattaaagaacttatcatacaaagcgcgtgttataaaagattttgttactttataacaaagttcttgagtatgtatctgtttctgtgggggcacgaacttgctagttcgtttcgtttgtttaggctgcacaaattcttcttgcagatgattacaaacttctcaaaaagacataagttacatttgttgctaacgttgctataaggtctgcactgcttaataattctccacttgatggtaaaaggtttgtttttgtctttgagtgtccaaatgtgttttgacagttcggtttcgtttctcttgctctgatgtcgaaaggatgttgtgtggtttctgtaacgctctttaaaatttgtagcgaggccgacgtatgtttctgatgaagattgtgtggagactgttgcttggtaaactACATTTTGTGTAAGGCATTTTCCGTCCAGCGGGCACTgatcttttttcctgcaattgcattctttgtcgtttgtttgtgtttgcgacCGGTGGTAATCTGAGAGTAGTGCTTTGTTGTGTGACGAGATGATACTTATCATGTTGGGCATGCAGGAGTAGCTGAGTTTCAGTGTGTGTTTGTTAAAGATTTTGTGTAGCGGGTGTCCGTTTGGAAAGCATCTGTCAATGATGTTAAGGAACTTCCTTCCCAGGTTAGTTTTCACGTTAGCGTTCCATGGGGGGTTGTAccatatgatttttctttggtgatttcttttgcgctttggcTGTGGGTTGTACGtgagcttgtgtttgtagccgctctCGTCAAGCGCTTTCTGGTACGGCGGAATGGCATCGTCGAAAACTTTCTGGCTAGATGAGATGCTGGTTAGTCGCTTGTTGATGTTTTCTGGGATGTTCTTCAGTAGTGCGGGTGGGTGATTGCTTTGTCGGTGGACGTAGAGGATTTTATTGTTGGGTTTCATGAAGGGCTTGTAAGATCTACTTGGAAGGTCGAGGGTTACGTCTAGGAAATTTATGGTTTTCTTATTTGCTTCAATGGTGATTTTGAGGCCATTAGACTTAAAAATTTCACTAACTTCTTGCTTCGTTTTTTCAATTTGCTTAGATGTTGCATTACATACCGCCAGACCATCGTCACGGTAGAGACCAACTTGGCCTTTAAATTTCGGTGTGATGAGGGACAACATGTAGATGCCAACGAGTTCACATGTCTCGGCTCCATCGTATGATCCCATCGTCACGTCGAATAAGTTGCTGGTGTTCTTCTTTTCCCATGGTGTGTTCTGGTGGTACAACAGTGATTTTTTCGCGTGTGTAATGATCTGGCGGTCTTGCGGAGTTATGTCCGTGAATTGGGATGCGTAATCAAGGGCCTTGGTGAGGAGCTGCTCCGAAATGGATGGGTAGAAGTCACATACATCGAAAGTTATGAACGCGTGTTGGGATTTATTAGGAACTGCTTGAAACCATTCGATGACATTTGAGGTACTTCTCCATAGATTTGCTTTTGTTACTTTGATCATCTCTTTGTTTATGTTGTCTAAGATATGCTTGCTGATTATTCCGATCTCTGATTTTGTGGGGTTTATGAGTCTGCATGTTGGGTTGTTTATGAAATCAGGCTTGTGGTCTTTTAATGTTATGAATGCATCTCTGCTCGCGGAAACTTCAACGCGGTCATCAAGTTTGAGGTCCTCGGCGATTTTTTTGTCGACAGCGGTAATAGAATTCGGAATGTCTTTGTTCGTTTTCTTGTAACCCTTAGTCACGTTTTTCTGTAGGAGGTTTAAATAGTCTTGAGGTTCAGCCTTATAGTGGTTTGTAGTTTTGTCGGCTTTGACATAGATGTTCTTATCTTGTCGGATTTCTTGTACGtctttgtcaagttttgcttgGAGCCCATCAGTAGCAGCGCAGTTGGTTTTGAACTCTACTCGTTGGATCATATTAACCATGTTTTCTTCAAATTCATCGAGGGCGCTAACGTGTGGTGGTGGGCGTTTAGATTTAAATCCATAGGTTTCTTTATCGTTGCTATTGGTGTCGTGGTTTTGTAAAAAGAAGAAGGCCTTCCAACGCATTCGGTGAATTAATGATTCTGTTTTCTCGATCAGGGTTTGTAGATACTTGCTTTTACTTGCCAGTGGGATGTTCTTGGTCGAATAACTGAAATCTTTAACCTGGTAATTCATTCTCGACAGCGCTCAACTTGGTGAAGGAGCAGTAGaaacttcttgaacttgaatagaataaatttagagagcgctcaactctgagaggagcagtgataataatgatcaatggtagcaaaatttcagttcatcgttttattgctacaacgctgtttcgtatggtcgaaggacgaccacactcatcaggcaataacgaatgaccgttaaattacaagaactggctATTAAAAGCGAACTTGAGGTTGCTATGAgacataaaaactttaaaacagttgctatgagatgtaaatacaaatgctatatgaaattaaagaacttatcatacaaagcgcgtgttataaaagattttgttactttataacaaagttcttgagtatgtatctgtttctgtgggggcacgaacttgctagttcgtttcgtttgtttaggctgcacaaattcttcttgcagatgattacaaacttctcaaaaagacataagttacatttgttgctaacgttgctataaggtctgcactgcttaataattctccacttgatggtaaaaggtttgtttttgtctttgagtgtccaaatgtgttttgacagttcggtttcgtttctcttgctctgatgtcgaaaggatgttgtgtggtttctgtaacgctctttaaaatttgtagcgaggccgacgtatgtttctgatgaagattgtgtggagactgttgcttggtaaactACATTTTGTGTAAGGCATTTTCCGTCCAGCGGGCACTgatcttttttcctgcaattgcattctttgtcgtttgtttgtgtttgcgacCGGTGGTAATCTGAGAGTAGTGCTTTGTTGTGTGACGAGATGATACTTATCATGTTGGGCATGCAGGAGTAGCTGAGTTTCAGTGTGTGTTTGTTAAAGATTTTGTGTAGCGGGTGTCCGTTTGGAAAGCATCTGTCAATGATGTTAAGGAACTTCCTTCCCAGGTTAGTTTTCACGTTAGCGTTCCATGGGGGGTTGTAccatatgatttttctttggtgatttcttttgcgctttggcTGTGGGTTGTACGTGAGCTTGTATTTGTAGCCGCTCTCGTCAAGCGCTTTCTGGTACGGCGGAATGGCatcagagttgagcgctctctaaatttattctattcaagttcaagaagtatatatatatatatatatatatatatatatatatatatatagtgagaataaaagcagtttacccaacgatgaactcccagtaagaggatccagagGATACCTGTCTCTCCGTAAATCTGTAGATaggtataataaataaaacgacgaagagacaaactcttgacagttccagcgtttaatcgacgtttcggccttcggccttcttcaggatagtttaCACAGATACAACAGTACAACAGATACAACAGATACAACAGATACAACcattgtatatagctttttgaaattttaacttttaaactatcctgaagaaggccgaaggccgaaacgtcgattaaacgctggaactgtcaagagtttctctcttcgtcgttttatttattatacctatctatatatatatatatatatatatatatatatatatatatatatatatatatatatatatatatatatatatatatataactgaataaatgtgtgaaagaaaatttgccctgagcgggatttgaacccacgtccctccattactagtcgggtgtgatcaccactacaccatcaggacaaccatgctggcaacacagccatcgaagatgtgatttacgtggtttaaggcgtgggcctcccgggaaattttctttcgaggtgacaaagtaggggagcctataacttcacttgaaacccaactaagaaaatttgccctgagcgggatttgggttcaaatcccgctcagggcaaattttctttcacacatttattcagttaagaatatgattatttggggtgtgcattgtcagggtttctctcctacactctctctaaaattaaaattagcctgtatccttctaggatccttccttgtcatccgctaagttgactacggtcgtgtatcattaagttgatccttagtttggtttcaagtgaagttataggctcccctactttgtcacctcgaaagaaaatttcccgggaggcccacgccttaaaccacgtaaatcacatcttcgatggctgtgttgtcagcatggttgtcctgatggtgtagtggtgatcacacccgactagtaatggggggacgtgggttcaaatcctgctcagggcaaattttctttcacacatttattcagttaagaatatgattatttggggtgtgcattgtcagggtttctctc of the Montipora foliosa isolate CH-2021 chromosome 14, ASM3666993v2, whole genome shotgun sequence genome contains:
- the LOC137984834 gene encoding uncharacterized protein translates to MSSMYRLRCTELLNERYIDDMFIAWTNDNLTPDEMVTTANSVNTALKFTVEIPEDNCLPFLDTIVTLHPHNGRFSTELYMKPIHSQCIPPWDSHGPISQKRGILIGEIRRAVSRSTDPRSQQNSLRLITKLYTKNGYPRSFIKSTIKRTLRKCKSQPSEQEQGLVYIKMPFINEDLKRQTQAVLKRTGLDNIRVHYINGSSSSRIFTPPKEKQCCPDPCDTCGSSTRTNQCLTKNCVYKIKCSHCDTVYIGETSRTIGSRIKEHIRMVKQTVYSHLINHNKPSMQDISWGILHRNIHDIRTRKIIEALEIRKHENLMNGCNGRALNLD